A segment of the Trichocoleus sp. FACHB-46 genome:
TTGCTAGTGTTGGCTTGGGAGCAACAGCCTAAACCGCTAGAACCAAGCCACGTTCTGGAGGCACTAGAACCAAACTGCGATCGCGCCCTCTTGCCGACTCATTCGACTAATCAATCTCATTAATTAACGAGCCAATGACTCCCATCCATGTAGTCGGAATCGGCTTAGATGGAGCCGCTGGTCTTAGTCCTGCCGTTCAGAAAATAGTGGCTGAAGCGACGCTGCTGGTCGGAAGCGATCGCCATTTAAGCTATTTTCCAGAACACTCAGGCGAAAAACTGAAGCTGGGAGATTTCACCCAAGCGATCGCGACAATCCGCCAACATTTAGCCGCAACTGCAACCGCAACGCCTCTTCCTAGAATTGTGGTCTTGGCTTCAGGTGATCCCCTCTTTTTTGGCTTGGGACGGTTGCTGCTAGCCGAACTGCCAACCGAACAATTAACGTTTTATCCGCATCTCAGCTCTGTCCAACTTGCCTTTAATCGCGTCAAAATTCCCTGGCAAGATGCTCGCATTATTAGCGCCCACGGACGTTCCTTAGAGGAGCTAACTCAAGCCATTCAACAAGGTGTAGCCAAAATTGCTGTCTTAACAGACAACACTCATTCACCCGCCGCGATCGCCCAGCTGCTGCAAAGCCTCGACCTGCCCCAGCGCTATCAAGTTTGGGTGTGTGAGAACTTAGGTAGCCCTGAAGAACGAGTGCAAGCCTGGTCTCCAGAAGCGTTGCGATTGGAAGCCTTTGCTCCCCTGAATGTCGTGATTCTACTGCGCTCCGGAAGCCATACAGAACCTTTAGACCTCAAAACTTTACCCCTGCTCGGCCTGCCAGATTCAGCATTTATCAGCTTTAGCGATCGCCCCAACCTCATGACCAAGCGTGAGGTGCGGACTTTAGTGCTCGCCGAACTGGCACTCCAACCCGGACAGGTAATTTGGGATATTGGGGCAGGCACAGGCTCTGTCTCCATTGAGATCGCCCGTCTCATCCCAGATGCCCAAATTTACGCCATCGAAAAAACTGCGATCGGAGTTAGCCTAGTGCAACAAAACCGCGATCGCTTTCAAGTAGCAAACATCGTCGGTGTTCATGGCACTGCGCCCGAAGCATTGCATTCACTTCCGGCTCCCG
Coding sequences within it:
- the cbiE gene encoding precorrin-6y C5,15-methyltransferase (decarboxylating) subunit CbiE, with the translated sequence MTPIHVVGIGLDGAAGLSPAVQKIVAEATLLVGSDRHLSYFPEHSGEKLKLGDFTQAIATIRQHLAATATATPLPRIVVLASGDPLFFGLGRLLLAELPTEQLTFYPHLSSVQLAFNRVKIPWQDARIISAHGRSLEELTQAIQQGVAKIAVLTDNTHSPAAIAQLLQSLDLPQRYQVWVCENLGSPEERVQAWSPEALRLEAFAPLNVVILLRSGSHTEPLDLKTLPLLGLPDSAFISFSDRPNLMTKREVRTLVLAELALQPGQVIWDIGAGTGSVSIEIARLIPDAQIYAIEKTAIGVSLVQQNRDRFQVANIVGVHGTAPEALHSLPAPDRIFIGGSGGNLSQILDVCAAHLAPQGVLVLALATLEHLTQALAWLEQQNAPAQPPAWQHHLLQVQLSRSVPVGPLTRFAPLNPVTLITVSRIA